Genomic segment of bacterium:
CGATGCAAGCCGGAACTGTCTATCGCCAATCGCCGGAGGCCGGAGTTCTTCTCGAGAGAGGTAATGCCGTTGTGGTCATTGTGGCGCAAGGGGAGGAGTAATAGTGGATAAATATGGGCTTTTGTTAGCTAAACTCGAGGATGATCGAACAAGTGGTTCGGAACAATTATTGGGCCATGTTCTGGATATTCTAAGAGAATCATCCAGCGATCTTTCGGTTTCACCGGAAGAGCAGGCGACACTCCTTGAGAAGATAGTAGGAATAATAAACGAGAAGTTCATTGAATTAGCACCTTTGAGAGATATTGCTTCGAAAATCGCTTCGTTATCGAAAGAGAACCTCAAGAAGTCGGCTAATGAACTCGAGGGTCGTATCCGTTCCAAGATTAATAGCGAAGTAGCTTCATTAGCAAGAATAGGGGCGAACCTTGTCCCGCAGAACTCGACTATAGCGACTATTAGCAACAGCGATACTATCGTTAATGTGCTCTTTAGGGCGAAAGGAATGTATAAGGACTTCCATGTTATAACCGCCATTTCCGAACCAGCCGGCGAGGGTAGGCTTATGGCTAAAACTCTTGCTGATAAAGGTATCGATGTAACTCTTGTTCCAGATGCTGCTATGGGATATGCAATCGAGCGATCAAATATGGTTATGGTTGGCGCAGATGCTGTTACAGGCGAGTTTTTCATCAATAAAATCGGTTCACTTCCAATGGCGTTATCGGCGAAGCACTTCAATATTCCATTTTATGTTTTTGCCCGTCTCGATAAATTCTTGCCATCTCGAAGCCTTCCTCTTTCGCGGCGCTTCATTGGGCCGGAGGAGTTAAATCCGCCGGAATCGGAATTGATAACCGCTAAGGCACCGCTTTTTGAACGGATACCTCATTCACTTGTTGATGGAATAGTTACTGAAAGCGGTATCATTAAGCCCGAAAGGAACCGCTTAGAAATAGCTGAGGTTACGAATGATTAAAGCTGTTTTGTGGGACCTCGATGGGACTATTCTCGATACAACCGAGCTAATTTTGCTTTCATATCGTCATGCTTTTGCGACTGTGATTTCGCGCGAAATCGAGGATAAGGAATCGTTGTCGAATTTCGGAGAACCATTGATTTCGGTGATGACAAGATATTCGCCTAAACATGCAGAGGCGCTAATGAATGCCTACCGAGACCACAACCACAAACATCACGATAATTACATCGAGCCATTTGCAGGAATTATCGATGCACTTGCGAATATCAAACGCAGGGGATTCAAACAGGCGATTGTTACTAGTAAAACAGAATGGCTCTCGCGGCGCGGGTTGAAGCTGTTTGAACTTCTGGGCTATTTCGACGAGATTGTTGGATTTGAATCGACTGAAGAGCATAAGCCGCTACCTGCACCAGCATTAGAAACTATCAGAAGAATGAAGGTTTTGCCGAGCGATGTTTTATTTGTTGGTGATTCCTTGGCTGATTGCCTTTGCGCCGAGAAAGCTGGAATAAAATTCGTTTTCGTGAAATGGGGACCAAACCCGGATGCCCTCGGTGAGAAGATACCAGATTATTCTATCGATGATCCGAGAGATATTTTATATTTATTGCCCGAAGTTGGGCCGAGAATAAGATAAATGAGAGGAAATTATTGATGAAGAACGCAGCATTTTTCATAATTCTATCGTTAGCAGCAATGCTTTGTTCCTGTGGGAATAACGGCAACAACCCCGAGTCTGAGGTAACCGATGTGGAACTCGGGTCTAACTGGCTTTTCATGACGGATTCCGAGTCGATAGCTATAAGCGCGAGTGCCTTCAATGGAGAAGTAGCTGTCAGCGCTGATTTTGATTGGAGTTCCTCCGATGCTTCTGTTGCGATTGTAAGCGATGGTATTATTACTGGTATCGGTGCTGGAACGGCCCTTATTACAGCAGATGCTGAAGGTGTTTCATCCGAACCTTGCACCATCCATGTTGCTGATGAATGGATACTCTATTCGGGTTCAGATAGTCTTAGGATAATCACTCCAGATAACACCCGCGATATGGCTATTCCCGGAACTTATTCTGCTATAGGCGCAATTCTTCGCTTCGACGACGGTATAATCTATGTTGCTGAGGCGCAATATACTTTCAACTATCTGTATTTCCGCCCTTTTAACAGTAACAACACACAATTTGTGTTTTCAAATTTCATTGAACCTATTTACGACCTAAGG
This window contains:
- a CDS encoding HAD-IA family hydrolase, which codes for MIKAVLWDLDGTILDTTELILLSYRHAFATVISREIEDKESLSNFGEPLISVMTRYSPKHAEALMNAYRDHNHKHHDNYIEPFAGIIDALANIKRRGFKQAIVTSKTEWLSRRGLKLFELLGYFDEIVGFESTEEHKPLPAPALETIRRMKVLPSDVLFVGDSLADCLCAEKAGIKFVFVKWGPNPDALGEKIPDYSIDDPRDILYLLPEVGPRIR
- a CDS encoding PD40 domain-containing protein; amino-acid sequence: MKNAAFFIILSLAAMLCSCGNNGNNPESEVTDVELGSNWLFMTDSESIAISASAFNGEVAVSADFDWSSSDASVAIVSDGIITGIGAGTALITADAEGVSSEPCTIHVADEWILYSGSDSLRIITPDNTRDMAIPGTYSAIGAILRFDDGIIYVAEAQYTFNYLYFRPFNSNNTQFVFSNFIEPIYDLRLSSAGNILMSRYLSYSIFSFPSASGLVNDLNSYIDFTLGNVDIREFDVSPSGGFIIDATTSAGPRMLFVSSDGEPGDTLLTTNGKSPRFSPDGTKIAYGNTGRIWLADVETMTRTELLSEGSSIDGISWSPDGTHIAMCVRNALGQYELWVGNASTGEKVKLTEAEPSNEHFSPQWIE